One genomic segment of Manis pentadactyla isolate mManPen7 chromosome 1, mManPen7.hap1, whole genome shotgun sequence includes these proteins:
- the LOC118927821 gene encoding olfactory receptor 5K3-like translates to MRFTDHPELKSILFMVFLTIYLITMVGNLSLVALIYMECRLHMPMYIFLVKLVLMDSCCCCAITPKMLENFFPKDRMISLKECMAQFYFLCLAESADCFLLAAVAYDCYVAIHRPLQYHTMMSKKLCIHMTTGAYITGKVLSIIQLGFLFRLTFCGSHQINHFFCDVLPLYRRSCVDPFINELMIFVFSGSIQNFSITIVLISYLYILFTIFEMKCKEGRGKDLSTCAFHFFSVSVFCGSLLFVHIYPSSVKERDKDIPVAIFLYFNDSFIKPIHL, encoded by the coding sequence ATGAGATTTACAGATCACCCAGAGCTAAAGTCCATTCTGTTCATGGTGTTCCTTACCATCTACCTGATCACAATGGTGGGGAATCTGAGCCTGGTGGCTTTAATTTATATGGAGTGTCGTCTTCACATGCCAATGTACATCTTTCTGGTTAAACTTGTGCTGATGGATTCCTGTTGTTGTTGTGCCATTACCCCCAAGATGTTAGAGAACTTCTTTCCTAAGGACAGAATGATTTCCCTCAAGGAATGCATGgcacaattttattttctctgccttGCTGAAAGTGCAGATTGCTTTCTCCTGGCTGCAGTGGCCTATGACTGCTATGTGGCCATACATAGGCCACTGCAGTACCACACCATGATGTCAAAGAAACTCTGCATTCACATGACCACAGGGGCCTACATAACTGGAAAAGTGCTTTCCATTATTCAATTAGGGTTTCTGTTTAGGTTAACTTTCTGTGGGTCTCACCAAATCAATCACTTCTTTTGTGATGTTCTTCCATTATACAGACGTTCCTGTGTTGACCCTTTTATCAATGAACTgatgatatttgtcttttcagGGTCAATTCAAAACTTCTCCATTACTATAGTCCTAATCTCTTATCTCTACATCCTTTTTACAATTTTTGAAATGAAATGCAAAGAGGGAAGAGGCAAAGACTTATCTACTTGTGCATTCCACTTCTTCTCTGTCTCAGTGTTCTGTGGTTCTCTTCTCTTTGTACATATTTATCCAAGTTCAGTTAAAgaaagagataaagatatacCTGTCGCtatttttttatactttaatGATTCCTTTATTAAACCCATTCACTTATAG